The window CTAAGAATTCAAGACCGTATTGTGCGGCCAACTCCTGCCCTAAGGCAAAAATGGTGCGCGCATCCTTGTGCGGGCTGACGGTCAGAGTGGTGGTAAAGACCGAAACACCCAATTCCGTCGCCTGGCGCGCAGTCGCTTCCAGCCGCATGCGGAAACAGACATGGCACCGGCGGCCCCTCTCCGGTTCGCCTTCCAGTCCTCTTACCGTCGCAAACCAGAGCTCATCTTCGTAGGGGCCGGCAATGAGCGGCACCTGCATCGCCTCCGCCACTTTCTGCATCTCGGCTAGGCGTAGCTCATACTCTGCGCGCGGATGGATGTTCGGATTGTAGAAGAAAACCGTCACCTCCCAGTCTGGAGAGAGTCGTTCTATGGCCACGGTGGCGTCCGGCGCGCAGCAGGCAAGCAGGAGAATCGGTGGGCGGTTCTGCGTCACGCTACCTCTCCCCCAGGGCGAAAATGCGTTGCATGAGGAACTCGGCAGCCTCTGGCAAGCGGTCTGCCGGAAACGGCAAAACGAACGGGCGCCCCACCGTCAGCGTGACCCGATGTCGCTGCAGACGGCTGTCCCAGCGCGGCAACACTTCGAATGAGCCACGGATGCGTACCGGCACGATGGGCACGCCGGCGCGCAGCAAAAGGCGCACTGTTCCTACCTTTGCTGGCAAAGGACGACCGTCCCAGGTGCGCTCCCCTTCCACGAAGATCCCCACGGGCTCTCCGACCGCCAAGACCCGGAGCGCATTGCGCACCACGGAAGGATCGACCTCATGACGACGCACCGGGATCACCCGCAGCTGGCGCATCAGCCAGCAGAGTGCCCTGTTCTTGAACTCCGAGTTTTTCGCCAGGTAAGCCACTTTGCGTGGCAATAGCGTGAGCGTGAAAAAGGAGTCCAAGTAGCCTTCGTGGTTGATCACCAGGATGAAAGGACCACTCCGCGGCACATTCTGGCGACCCTCCACCCGCACGCCGAACAAGGCCCGCAGAAGGAGGCCGAAGGTCATTTTCAGGGAAGAGTAGAGGAGCCGTGTGCCAAGCGATTCCCGCGGTGGTTGCTTTCCCGCCTGCCAGCGCACCAGATGCCGCCCTTCCGCGCGGCCCGGCCAGCGGAAAGTGACATGAGGCTGAAACTCCACGATCTCCGCCATCCCGCGGCGCTGCCAAAAGGCCCGGAGCACCTCACGGCAGAGGCGTTCATACTTCAGCGGGCTCTCGTGGAGAAAGCGAATGTGGAAGCAACGCTGCCCCCGCGCCTTGAGCACGAAATAGTGCGCGTCCGTGGTCACGCAGGTCACGTCTTGCCAGGGAATAGTCCACTCTTGCCGTTTGCCTAAGAAGTGAAAAGCCTCGTCGGTGAGCTTGACCTGCCCTTCGTCCACTGGCGCCATCCGTTCCAACTCAGCCTCGATCCCGGCGTAGGCGTGGTATCGCCCTGCTGGACGCGCCTGACTGAGCACGCCGAGGCCTGCGTCTTGCGACTCGGCGCCCAGCCAACCAGTCTCTGGCAGTTCCTGCAGAGCTGTTACCTGGTCAAACCAGAAGGCGCAGTCTCGGAAGCGTCCGTTCAGGCCCAGTAGGCGGCCTCTCCGTTTCACTTCTGCGCCGCACTGCCTGCAGACCGTCCTGCGTCCTGCCTTGGCAATGGCATCCGGAGTCTTGCACAACGGGCATATGTACAACAGATCACCGATCATCGCGGCCCTTTTGCTGCGATTAGTGCCTGAGCACCGAGCGGCAGTCGGCTCCGCAGCCAGCAAGGAGCTGCGTGCAATTTTTCCAACCCAAAGCCCTGGCAGAGCACCAACAGCCGCCAGGCACGCTTTGCTCTTGAAAACTACAAAACGCAAGAACACGATGCAAGTCAAATCTTCGCGGGTCTCAGGCGGGGAGCATTCAGCGTAAGCGCACAAGCTTGGTGGCTGTCACCCAGGTTGCGAGTCTTGCCTGCACCAGGTAGACGCCGGAGGGAACCGGCCTGCCCGACGAGTCTTTTCCGTCCCAGGACAGGCGGTGGCGTCCAGCTTCAAACGGCCCTCGTGCCACGAGGCGCACCCGGCGCCCGAGCAGGTCGTATACTGCCACCTCCCCTGCAGCACAATCTTGCTGGAGATTCAGGACGATGGTCGCACTGGCAATAGAAGGGTTTGGGTACACGAAGAGGAGTCCCTCTCCCCCCGCTGCCACATGAACCCGGAGAGGCAGCGAGAAGTTTGGCTGACGCGGCGCATTGGTGGTGACCACCAAACGCGCCCGCGCATCCTGTTGCGCACAACAGCGGACAACAAGCGAGACGGCCGCACCTGGCGGCACCGCCCCCGCCGCCGGCGCAACCTCCACCCAGGGGACGAGCGCGTCGGTGCGCAGCAGGGCCAGGTCGCTCCCGTCGTAGCCCTGCCCGGGAGGCGGCCAGGCCACCGCCCGGCTTTCCACGGGGTGGTCCCCCAGCTGCTGCGCGAAGAAGGACAACCGAGGCCACGTCTCCTCTGGGCCGGCAAGGGCCTGCAAGGCGATACGCGCCTCCATCACCGTGCACGGCAGGCCATGCTCGTCAACGCTCTGCCCATGCTCTACCGTGAAGGCCGGCTCTGCGTACCAGTGCTGCTCCTGCCCGCTCGGCTGCGACGGCGAGCTGGCGATGAGGCTGATGCGCGGGCTCTCCGGTCCCGATTTGAATTGGATGCCCATCACATAGCGGTCGGCTTGCCGCAAGAAGTAGCATTGCTGCCGCAGGAAGAGCCAGTCCGTGCTGTTCTTCAGCTTGATGGTAGCCAGCAACTCGCCGTCGCTCGCCACACGCACCTCTGCTGCGTCCCACCAGCGCCCGGGGTCTAAAGCGTGCGGCACGACCTCAGTTGGCGGCGACAAGGCCTCGGTTGGCCCCCCTCCCTCTGGCAGCACACGCGCCCGAAAGAGCATCAGGCCGTCACCCCGATTGGTCAGCTGGAGGGCTTGCTCCCCACAGTGCCTTGGGCGCACGAAAAGACTGATCTCCTCAGGGTGGACGGCTGCCACCACCCGGCCCTGCACTGACGAAGCAAAGAATCCAGCCTCGGGGAGCCTGGCCTCGCAGTCAGAAGCGTCGCGGGCCACCAGGAAGTAGCGCAACGACGTGCCGGCCTCCTGAGGCGGCACCACACCTTGCCACCAACGGTGGCCCAGGAACACCATCGGCAGGCGGTGGAATTGGGCAAGGCTGTCCTGTGCGTAGCAGAGCGCCACCTCCTTCACGCGGTGGTCGTCGAAAACTTCACATTCGACCACATGGTGCTCACGCGCAGCAATGGCCACCGGAAGCGGGCGCACCCGACCAAACTGCGGCGGCTGATTCGGAACGAAGACGTCCACAAAGAGTGTGTCGGCCTTTTGCGCGCGGATTCGGAGGGCCACCCCTGTATCCACGTCCTGCACTAAGCTGTCCACCGACCCTTCCACCAGCCGATAGGCCTGCGAACTGGGGTTGGTGAGTGGCCCGAAGTGGTGCCCGCCTGCCGTAGGGGAGCCGGCCTGGAAGAAATCGGCCGCTGAGCCAGTGCACTCGGGAGAAAGGTCAAGCGAGTCCAACCCGGCCACAGGATCAGGAACGCCAGCCGTGTACAAGCCCGCGGCGCTCTCCACGTCCCAAACTTCCGGCCCGCTGGTAGGTAAACCATCGTCCACCTTGATGTGCCAGATCAGCAACCCCCTCCCCGCGTATACCGAGTCGTGGTCAGTCCCCTGGTGGTTGCTGACCCAAAAGTACTGGTTTGGCGTGGCGAAGATGCGCAGCACCCTGCCGCCGCGTCGTACGTCCGCCAGCGCAACGTTCCACAGCGTGTCCGTCACCTCCACCACCTGCGCAGAGTCGAGCCACCCCACACGGGAGAGATTCTCCACGCATAAGGGCACCAGACGATGCACCTTGGCGTCCATGAGGCAGTAGTCCCCAAAGTATTTTCGCTCGTACCCCGGTGGGTGGACAAATCCGAGCAGATGGGCGTACTCGTGGGCGACAAGCCCGAAGAACATCTCCTTCGGCTGCATGTCGACGAGGATGCCCTGGCCGCGGAAGGGCGCACCGGCTGCACAGGGGAGATAGGCCACGCCGGAAACCCCTGGCAAGCAGTCCTGCAGAAAAGCCAAGACCAGGACATCAGTGGCTGCCAGGGCCGCGGTGTGTTCCCTCGCCAATGCGGCAACCACTTCCGTGCACAATCCAGGCAGGTCTGTAGCGGGATTGAACTCTGCGTAGGTGGAGCTGGCAAGGTAACATGCCGTCTCTGAACCCCGACGGAGAAGAGTCTGCAGTCCGGCAAGATGCCGCCCATGCGACATCTTGAGGAAATAGTCAGCGAAGACACGTTCAAGTTCTTGCCAAAATGGAGGCACCAGCGTGTCCGCTTGGTCGGGGAAGGCAACGTAAGCGATGCTGACCAGGACGCTGTCTTGGCCGGCCAGGGCACTCCCGGAGGCTATGCCCGGCGTCCCGCACATTTCCAACTCCTGGGTGCGAACCCCAGGGTGTGCCACAGCGGCACCCGTTGCCACCACGGCAAGTGTCGTCAGGAAGGCTACTCGGGTTTTCATTGCGGGGCCATTGAAAAGCAGGGTGAGACATGGTCGAGGGGGGACAACACCATGCACCTGCTCCTCGTGAGTAGCGGGGACGTGGAGTCAGCTCACGACTTGCTCACATTTGCGAGCAGACGTGCCGACAACGGCGGACCAGCAGACCTTCTCTCCCCATCTTCCCCGACTATCCTTCAGCTCTCGCGGTAGAAGACGAAGGGGTAGTTCACCACCACGGTGCCGCTTTCTATGGGCTCAAAGCGCCAGCGGCGGACCGCATTCAATAGCTCGTTGATAAACTCGCGATCGGAGATTGTGCTCTCCACCACCTCCACCTTGCTTACCAGCCCACTGGCTGTAATGGTGATGTCCAGGCTGACTTTGCCTTGCAGATTTGGGTTGCGCTTGAGGTACTTGTTGTAGATGTAGGTGATGCGTCCCATGTTGGCGCTGACCACCGCGCGCAGGGTCTCTGGGTCGCGGCGGCCGCGGGCCTCCTCGCTGCCAGTCACTGTGGCGGTGCGCTCCACGGAGACGCTCCCCTCCTTCTTCAATTCCACGCTTGGCACGGAGGCGTCCAGGTCGCCGAGCAGGTCGTCGATGCCTCCGCGCTTGGTGGCGTCGAACAACTCCTCGAGGCCCGAGCCCTTGCCGCTTCCGCCTCCGTTGCGGCGCCCCACGCGCAGGTCAGTTTCGCCCGCCACCGCCGCCAACTCATGCACCAGCCCCTTGTCCATCAGGATATCCACCAAGCTGCCTGAGCGTCCCCCTTCGCCCGTGCCGGAGATGAGGCCCAGTAACCCCTTGCTGGTGACTGCCCTACCCTCGCCACCGCTCCGCTCGCCGCCACCACGTTGTCCTCCTGAGGAGCGCTCCGCCTCTTCTGTCTTGGGCTTTTCCGCCGCAGTCGGAGCCACCCCACCACGGCCTGTCTCCGCAATCGGGGTCAGCTGCGAGCGCACCACAAAGCGGGCGAAGCGCTGCGGCACCTTCTCGAGATCAACCGGCTTGCGCTCGGTAATGGTCATGCTACTCAGTTGCCACACCGTCACACCAACAACCAGAAGCAAGCTCGCCAGCACCACCTTGAAGAGCGGCTCATCAGTGAGGCTCTTCAGCAGGTTGTGGCCCAGCGAGAATTCGTTCGCCTGCGGAACTACCGCCACCTTGGCCTTTTCACAGGAGAAATCGACGCGCACCGGTCCAACAGTCAGCGAACCCTGTTTGCCAGGCACCAGCGGGAGGAGGTAGGAATCAGCACGCTTGGGCAGCAGGCCGTGCTTCACCAAGTCGCGCACATTGAGGCGGGAATCATCAACCCACACTTCACCATGAACGAAACCCTGGATCTGGGCAACAAACCTTCCATTGAGCCAGCCGAGGAGCACGTGCCGTTCCGGAAAGTTCTCTCCGTAAACGACCACATCGTTGCCCGGCGAGCGTCCCACCGTGAGCCGCTGCCCCTCGTCCAGCACACGCTGGCTCACGTCATCGCCCTGGCTCACCCTTACCCGCAACTGTTGAACTATGCGCTCTTTTACCATCTGTTCCGCGTCACCCTTGCCAACCCTGACCACCCGTGTGCAATGCTTCCGAAACCCATGCCCATCTACTCGGTGCGCAGTACTGCAAGGTTCATATCGTTGTACCCCATGCGGCCGCACGTGACCATCACCCGCTTGAGCAGCTCAAAGGGGGTGCTCTTGTCCCCCTGGATGGTGATGTTCCCAGCAAATGAACTCACCGCGCCCAATTGGCCGATCCCTTCGGTCAATGCCCGCAAGTCCTGGAGCTCTTTGAGTAGAGCAGGGATCACCAGGTCGGTGCGCTCCAAGACCTCGGCGTTGCGCACAATGGGGCGCCCATCCAGCAGGATCCACTCGCGGGTGATGGCAACGATTGACGTCGTCTTCGGCGGCAAGGTGGCAGTGGACTGCGGCAGGCGCAAGTCGCGCGCAATGGTCATGATCTGTCCCTCGGCCGAGTAGCTCTTCAGCAGAAACACCAGCAAGATGGTGAACATGTCGATCATCGAGGTCAGCCGCAGGGTGAAGCTTCCGGCGCGGCCACGTCGCCGGGTCGGAAACAGCTGCCAGCCTGTGCTCTCTGGGGAAAGGTTCATAGTCGCGATTGCATCCGCCTTTTTAGCCAGCCAACGAGATGTTAGGAAAACCTGCCTCCCGGCAGGTGTCCATCACCTTGACGATGACTTCGTAGAGAATCGTCGAGGCAGGAGAGATGACGATGTCCTCGCTCTCCGGGTACTTGGCCTTCACGGCCTTGAGCTGCCCGGCCAGGCCCTTGTAATCAAAGGCGCCGCCCACTTTGGGGAGCTTCGGGTGGTTCATGTAGGGACTGTTCAGCTGAAAGCCATCCTCCTCCACGGCCAGAATGTTGAGGATCGCCGGTCTGTCCTGAGCAGCCACCGCGCTCTTGCGACCTGCTGCCGGCAGAGAGAGCTCCAGCACGGCGATCTTTACAAAAACCGCGGTCAAGAGCAGGAAAGGGACGAGGATGAGGAAGAGGTTCAGGACGCCGATGATGTTGACGTCCGCCTCGCCGCGCACCCTGCCCCTGCCGATTGCCGCCTTCAAGTTCATCACTTGCTCCCGCGCACCATCAACCCCTGGAAGATGCGCGCCACGCTCTCATTGATCTCGTCGATGATGCCGTTGGTCTTCTCCTGGAGGTAGCCGTAGGCGAGCAGGCAGGGGATAGCGACGATCAGTCCGAAGGCCGTGGTGTTCATGGCCTGCGAGATGCCCACCGACAGCAGCTCGGCCTTTTGTGCCGCTTCCGCTTGCGCCACCGCCTGGAAGGAGACAATGAGGCCGAAGATGGTCCCCAAAAGCCCAAGCAGGGTCGCGACATTGGCGATGGTGGAGAGATAATGGGTGCGTTTCTCTATCTTGGGCACTTCCACTAAGGCGGCGAGCTCAAAGGCCCGTTGCACGTCCTTCTCTCCGCCGCCGTTCTGGAACTGCTCCAGCCCAGCCCGGACGATGCGTGGCAGGGGCGCCTCCGAGCGCCGCGCGTACTCGATGGCCCTCGCCACGTTGCCGGAATGAACCAACTCCAGGATGCGGTTCACGAATGCGGGGGTATCGATGCGTGTCCTAAACGCCAACACGATGATGCGTTCGATGGCTATCGCATAGCCGAACACCATCGCTAAGGCGATGACATACATGAACGGCCCACCGTGCTTGAAAAACGCCGCAATAGTCTCCAAACTCACGCCCTCCTTCTTCTTCCCAAACCATCTTCACCGCTGTTGCAAAAGCCAAAACCTGCTCACGTGTTCTCACCAGGGGATGTAGTCCCGAGCATGGCGGTTGAGCGTCTTGCGCACCGCGTCGCGTTCCACCGGCCGAAAGATTTCCTGGAAAAAGGACCGGTCGATGCCAATGTCGTCCACTCGGGGATCGGTCCCGGGCACAATGAACACCGCCTGCGGCTTCTCGATGCGCCCAAGCACTTCGATTTTGTTCAGGATAATCTTGACCGCATCCTCGCCCACCGACGGGTCACGGCTGCTGGCCTTTTGCTCCACGTCGGAGACGATCTTGTTCAGCTTCTCCTCCACAGGCTTCTGCTGAGCACCTGCTCCACCCACCATGCCGCTGAGGACAATCAGGCAGATGACCAGCAGGGAGAGGAGGCCATTGCACCCACGCATGGCTTACCCTTTGTTTGTCCCAGGTCTCTGGCCCGTACCCATGCCGCCTTCGGGACCAAGTTCAATGAGCAGCGCCTGCATGCGCTTGCGGCTCTCGGCAACCCATTCGTTCTCGATATTGCTCTCCTCAGCCCGCCTGACATTGGCCCGGTAGGTTTCTAACGCCTGCACCTTAAATGGCTGGGCAGTCTCTGCCAACTTTTCGTCGTAAGCCAGGCGCTCGTCAGGCGTCAGGTTGTCTGGTCGTGGTGACTCCAGGAAGGCCCGCACAAACTCTTCAAAGGCAAGGCCGATCCGGTAAGATGCGGCCGTCGCCCATTCGGCCACTTTGTACTTGGCTGCCTCTTTGTACGCCTCAAGGACCCGCTTCAGTTCGTCACGCTTGCGGGCAAGGTTCTTATCCAGCGGTGGCACCAACTGGATGCGACAATATTCGTCGAAGTGAATCTCGCCGATCATGAACTGGGCATGAGCGGCCACATAGTCATCCACCACCACGCCACGCAGGATGTAGGTGTTGTATTGCGTGATGGTCCCGGCGAACGCATCCTGCGCCGCCCTAAAGTCTCGCTGGCGGAACGCCATGTCACCGACCTTGAACATCACCTCCAGGTATTCATCGGGCTCGGCCCCACCGAGGGCAACGTAGCGCTCGTAAGCGCGGCGCGCTCCTTGCCAGTCCTGGAGATTCTCATAGCAGGAGCCGGCGTTGAACAGGGCACGCTGGGTGTACTTGGAGTTAGGCGCCAGCTCCACCATTCGCGCAAAGTCCTCGGCCGCCTCCCGCCATTGCCCGAGGCCTTGCCGCAGAACCCCCGCGCGGTAGAGGGCTTCGTCGGCCAAGGTGCTCCGTGGATATCGTCGCGGCAACTGTTCGAACAGGGCAACCGCTTTTTCGCTCTCCCCTTCTTTCTCGCGGAGGAGGGCCGCCTCGTACAGGGCCCGTTCTGCCACCTCCGGATCGCTGGCCGAAGCAGCGAGTTGCTCGAAACCGGCGGCCGCCTCGGGCAAGCGCCCTTCATCCCGCAGGCTCTCGGCCGCCTTGAATCGCGAAGAAGCGATCATGCGGTTTGCCCGCTCTGCGAACTCGGCGGAGTCCGCATAGGTAGCGGCCAGGCGCTGGTACCACTCTTCCGCCTTTTGGTAGTCCGCATTCTTGAAGTACGACTGAGCGATCATGGTCATGGCCTGGGCAGTATAAGGAGTTCGCTCCACCATCTCTGCCACTTTGCGGTACGCCTGCACGGCCAGCTCGAAGTTACCCAGCCCGTAGAGCGTCTCGCCCAACTTCATGAGCACCTCGGCGCGCTTGGGACTCTGCGACAGGAAGCGCTCAAAGTCGTTGCAGGCCTCCACCAAACGCGCCTGATTGGGGTGCGCCACCACCACAGCCTGCATGATCCCTGAGCCCAGAAAGTCGTCGATGTAGGCCGTGACCGTGTCCGCCATGGCCCCCTTTTGACACAAGTTGTAGTAGCAGAGGATACGGTTGTAAGCCGCTTGCTCCTTGAAGGTGGCGTCCTCGTACTGCGTCATGCACTGGTAGTACGCCTCGGCGGCCCGTTCGAAATCTCCCACCTCGTAGAGGCACTCGGCCAAGTAGTAATTCACACGATAAGCTTTCTCACCGCGGGGGAACTTGCTCAGGTACTGCGAAAACCTATCGATCGCCAGGCGGTAGTCGCGCACACTGTTGCCCTCGTGCGCTTTTCGCTGGTAGTAGATGCCCAGTTCGTAGAGCGCCTCTTGCGCCAACTGCAGGGCGTTGCTCCGGATTTCCCCCTCCGGATACTGAGCAAGCCACGCGCTCCCCGGGCCAAAGTTAGCAGCCAGCACCTCCCGAGCCTCGTTCGCCTTCTCCTCATCGCCGGCGCGCTCATAGGTCTCGACGATGCGCTTGTAAAGCAGCGGAGCCTCGTGATAGAATGGAAAGACCTCAAGCATCGTTTTGTAGGTCTCGATGGCCTTGTCGTAGTCATTGCGCGCGTTGTAGGCATCCGCCATCTTCAGGAACACCTGAATGGGGTAGTCTCGGCTCTGTTTCTTCTCGAAAAAGGCGCGCGCCTTGGCCGGCCCGCCGAATTCGGCAAACGAAGCGGCCACGTACTCGATGGCCTCGCGGCGCAAGTCGGCTTTGCTCTTGGTTCCTCCTCCCGCAACGCGATTGCCTGCCGTCAGTGCGGTGGTCTCCTCGATGAGGTAGACAAAGCTGCTAATCGCATTGGCAAAGTCGTTGCTGTTGTAGTAGGACCAACCCAACTTATACAGCCCCATCTCGAAGTAAGGGCTGTCCCACTTGTCAAGCAACCGTTTGTAGTGGTTGATTGCCTCCTGAAACTCGCGGCGCTCGAAGTAGTACTCGCCCAAGCGGAAATTCACTTCCGGCACCAGAGGGCTGGAAGGCACCTCAGCGAGGAGGCGGACAAAGTACTCCTTCGCCTTCTCCCGGTTCCCCTCATCGAGGTAGCTCATACCCAGCCGGTAGAAGACCCGGTCTTTAAAGTCCACATTCGGGAACTTTTCCAGAAGCTTGGTTGCCATGGCGATGGCTTTTTGCAGATTGATACGCGGCATGACCGGCTGGGTCGACAAGAGGCCTTGGTCGTACTTGGCCATCTCTGCTTCGTAGAGCGTCATCTGCCGCTGAAACTCCAAGTCGGCTTTGCGTGCGTACAGCTCCGCCAGCTGGAACATGACAGTGGGCGCAAACTCGGAGGCGGGGTACTTGCTCAGCAGCATCTCATTTTCCTGGATGGCCTCATCGAGTCGCGCCTCTTCTAAGGGCGAGATCCGGCCCTCCTGGAGCGACTGTGCCAGGGGATAATGCACCATCATGC of the Calditrichota bacterium genome contains:
- a CDS encoding epoxyqueuosine reductase QueH, coding for MTQNRPPILLLACCAPDATVAIERLSPDWEVTVFFYNPNIHPRAEYELRLAEMQKVAEAMQVPLIAGPYEDELWFATVRGLEGEPERGRRCHVCFRMRLEATARQATELGVSVFTTTLTVSPHKDARTIFALGQELAAQYGLEFLAANFKKQDGFKRSIELSKALGLYRQNYCGCLFSRRNHGVEEA
- a CDS encoding 1-acyl-sn-glycerol-3-phosphate acyltransferase, which produces MKRRGRLLGLNGRFRDCAFWFDQVTALQELPETGWLGAESQDAGLGVLSQARPAGRYHAYAGIEAELERMAPVDEGQVKLTDEAFHFLGKRQEWTIPWQDVTCVTTDAHYFVLKARGQRCFHIRFLHESPLKYERLCREVLRAFWQRRGMAEIVEFQPHVTFRWPGRAEGRHLVRWQAGKQPPRESLGTRLLYSSLKMTFGLLLRALFGVRVEGRQNVPRSGPFILVINHEGYLDSFFTLTLLPRKVAYLAKNSEFKNRALCWLMRQLRVIPVRRHEVDPSVVRNALRVLAVGEPVGIFVEGERTWDGRPLPAKVGTVRLLLRAGVPIVPVRIRGSFEVLPRWDSRLQRHRVTLTVGRPFVLPFPADRLPEAAEFLMQRIFALGER
- a CDS encoding T9SS type A sorting domain-containing protein; this encodes MKTRVAFLTTLAVVATGAAVAHPGVRTQELEMCGTPGIASGSALAGQDSVLVSIAYVAFPDQADTLVPPFWQELERVFADYFLKMSHGRHLAGLQTLLRRGSETACYLASSTYAEFNPATDLPGLCTEVVAALAREHTAALAATDVLVLAFLQDCLPGVSGVAYLPCAAGAPFRGQGILVDMQPKEMFFGLVAHEYAHLLGFVHPPGYERKYFGDYCLMDAKVHRLVPLCVENLSRVGWLDSAQVVEVTDTLWNVALADVRRGGRVLRIFATPNQYFWVSNHQGTDHDSVYAGRGLLIWHIKVDDGLPTSGPEVWDVESAAGLYTAGVPDPVAGLDSLDLSPECTGSAADFFQAGSPTAGGHHFGPLTNPSSQAYRLVEGSVDSLVQDVDTGVALRIRAQKADTLFVDVFVPNQPPQFGRVRPLPVAIAAREHHVVECEVFDDHRVKEVALCYAQDSLAQFHRLPMVFLGHRWWQGVVPPQEAGTSLRYFLVARDASDCEARLPEAGFFASSVQGRVVAAVHPEEISLFVRPRHCGEQALQLTNRGDGLMLFRARVLPEGGGPTEALSPPTEVVPHALDPGRWWDAAEVRVASDGELLATIKLKNSTDWLFLRQQCYFLRQADRYVMGIQFKSGPESPRISLIASSPSQPSGQEQHWYAEPAFTVEHGQSVDEHGLPCTVMEARIALQALAGPEETWPRLSFFAQQLGDHPVESRAVAWPPPGQGYDGSDLALLRTDALVPWVEVAPAAGAVPPGAAVSLVVRCCAQQDARARLVVTTNAPRQPNFSLPLRVHVAAGGEGLLFVYPNPSIASATIVLNLQQDCAAGEVAVYDLLGRRVRLVARGPFEAGRHRLSWDGKDSSGRPVPSGVYLVQARLATWVTATKLVRLR
- a CDS encoding TonB family protein: MVKERIVQQLRVRVSQGDDVSQRVLDEGQRLTVGRSPGNDVVVYGENFPERHVLLGWLNGRFVAQIQGFVHGEVWVDDSRLNVRDLVKHGLLPKRADSYLLPLVPGKQGSLTVGPVRVDFSCEKAKVAVVPQANEFSLGHNLLKSLTDEPLFKVVLASLLLVVGVTVWQLSSMTITERKPVDLEKVPQRFARFVVRSQLTPIAETGRGGVAPTAAEKPKTEEAERSSGGQRGGGERSGGEGRAVTSKGLLGLISGTGEGGRSGSLVDILMDKGLVHELAAVAGETDLRVGRRNGGGSGKGSGLEELFDATKRGGIDDLLGDLDASVPSVELKKEGSVSVERTATVTGSEEARGRRDPETLRAVVSANMGRITYIYNKYLKRNPNLQGKVSLDITITASGLVSKVEVVESTISDREFINELLNAVRRWRFEPIESGTVVVNYPFVFYRES
- a CDS encoding biopolymer transporter ExbD, encoding MNLSPESTGWQLFPTRRRGRAGSFTLRLTSMIDMFTILLVFLLKSYSAEGQIMTIARDLRLPQSTATLPPKTTSIVAITREWILLDGRPIVRNAEVLERTDLVIPALLKELQDLRALTEGIGQLGAVSSFAGNITIQGDKSTPFELLKRVMVTCGRMGYNDMNLAVLRTE
- a CDS encoding biopolymer transporter ExbD, translated to MNLKAAIGRGRVRGEADVNIIGVLNLFLILVPFLLLTAVFVKIAVLELSLPAAGRKSAVAAQDRPAILNILAVEEDGFQLNSPYMNHPKLPKVGGAFDYKGLAGQLKAVKAKYPESEDIVISPASTILYEVIVKVMDTCREAGFPNISLAG
- a CDS encoding MotA/TolQ/ExbB proton channel family protein, whose product is MSLETIAAFFKHGGPFMYVIALAMVFGYAIAIERIIVLAFRTRIDTPAFVNRILELVHSGNVARAIEYARRSEAPLPRIVRAGLEQFQNGGGEKDVQRAFELAALVEVPKIEKRTHYLSTIANVATLLGLLGTIFGLIVSFQAVAQAEAAQKAELLSVGISQAMNTTAFGLIVAIPCLLAYGYLQEKTNGIIDEINESVARIFQGLMVRGSK
- a CDS encoding tetratricopeptide repeat protein, whose product is MRQWRKDSGNTKMRAFFLLGVVWFLVGMMVHYPLAQSLQEGRISPLEEARLDEAIQENEMLLSKYPASEFAPTVMFQLAELYARKADLEFQRQMTLYEAEMAKYDQGLLSTQPVMPRINLQKAIAMATKLLEKFPNVDFKDRVFYRLGMSYLDEGNREKAKEYFVRLLAEVPSSPLVPEVNFRLGEYYFERREFQEAINHYKRLLDKWDSPYFEMGLYKLGWSYYNSNDFANAISSFVYLIEETTALTAGNRVAGGGTKSKADLRREAIEYVAASFAEFGGPAKARAFFEKKQSRDYPIQVFLKMADAYNARNDYDKAIETYKTMLEVFPFYHEAPLLYKRIVETYERAGDEEKANEAREVLAANFGPGSAWLAQYPEGEIRSNALQLAQEALYELGIYYQRKAHEGNSVRDYRLAIDRFSQYLSKFPRGEKAYRVNYYLAECLYEVGDFERAAEAYYQCMTQYEDATFKEQAAYNRILCYYNLCQKGAMADTVTAYIDDFLGSGIMQAVVVAHPNQARLVEACNDFERFLSQSPKRAEVLMKLGETLYGLGNFELAVQAYRKVAEMVERTPYTAQAMTMIAQSYFKNADYQKAEEWYQRLAATYADSAEFAERANRMIASSRFKAAESLRDEGRLPEAAAGFEQLAASASDPEVAERALYEAALLREKEGESEKAVALFEQLPRRYPRSTLADEALYRAGVLRQGLGQWREAAEDFARMVELAPNSKYTQRALFNAGSCYENLQDWQGARRAYERYVALGGAEPDEYLEVMFKVGDMAFRQRDFRAAQDAFAGTITQYNTYILRGVVVDDYVAAHAQFMIGEIHFDEYCRIQLVPPLDKNLARKRDELKRVLEAYKEAAKYKVAEWATAASYRIGLAFEEFVRAFLESPRPDNLTPDERLAYDEKLAETAQPFKVQALETYRANVRRAEESNIENEWVAESRKRMQALLIELGPEGGMGTGQRPGTNKG